The Anomaloglossus baeobatrachus isolate aAnoBae1 chromosome 5, aAnoBae1.hap1, whole genome shotgun sequence genome includes the window tgatttggctgcgctctcttcggaatccccctttttggtgtttcaccaagacaaggtggttgttcgtccgactccggactttctccctaaggtggtgtctcctttccaccttaaccaggacatttcattgccttctctttgtccggcccctgtgcatcgctttgaaaaggcgttgcattccttggatttggtgcgggcgctccgaatctatgtgtcacgcaccgccgtttttaggcggtgcacctcactttttgtgctaaccactggtcagcgcaagggtctcgctgcttctaaaccgaccctagctcgttggatcaggtcggctatcaccgatgcctaccagtgttctcaggtgcctcccccgccagggattaaggcgcactcgaccagagctgtctgtgcctcctgggctttcaggcaccaggctacggctcagcaggtttgtcaggctgccacgtggtccagtctgcacactttttcgaagcactaccaagtgcatgctcatgcttcggcagatgcgagcttgggcagacgcattcttcaggcggctgtcgcccatttgtgaagttaggttttgcctacttctcagtttggtttattcccacccatggactgctttggaacgtcccatggtttgggtctcccataagtaaagataaagaaaaagagaattttgtttacttaccgtaaattctttttcttatagttccgacatgggagacccagcaccctccctcttgcctgttggcagtttttttgttccgtgtgtttcaccggctgttgttagtagacagagttccggttattccgagttttactctatctctacttatgggtttatgtcctccttcagcttttgcactgaactgggtagattgtcatccagggggtgtatatagcccggagggagtagctacacgtttgagtgtagtactttgtgtgtcctccggaggcagaagctatacacccatggtttgggtctcccatgtcggaactataagaaaaagaatttacggtaagtaaacaaaattctcttttttaatcagtgcacaatgccattaaagattgttgatgaaaaaaataaaggtctgatgtcatttccttattcaaaatgttcattgtatgcaggagagcagacagcagctgcagaactacaaggctcagcatcctccattcactagtgtatgcaggagagcagacagaagctgcagaactacaaggctcagcatcctccatccaggactgtatgcagttttttacccaaaaagaaaaaaaaaaatgacatgggcttcgccatatttttgtatgctagccgggtacagcaggcaggtacgggctgcccccaaaccccagctgcctatttgtacccggctgggaaccaaaaatatagagaagcccttttttctttttaattatttcatgaatttcatgaaataatttaaaaaaaaaatgacgtgagcttcgcctaattttggtgtccagccgggtacaactaggcagctggggattggaatccacagtgaagggtgcccaagctttctgggcacccccactgcgaattgcagtccgcagccaccccagaaaatggcgctttcatagaagcgccatcttctggcgctgtatccaactcttccagctgccctgatgccgggtggctagccgggtaataatggagttagggctagctgtatattatcaggtagccctaagcccgaaattcatggtgtcacgccaatattagacatggccaccatgaatttctagtaatgataaaaaaaaaaaaaaaaaaacacaacacacagaaaaatatttttattagaaattaaacacaacacaattagtgactccatctttattgaaataaacccccctccgcagtaatcctgggttagggtcccgcgccgtccaatccggatccaatatcatctgatcggtttgctggaaggcaaagcgatcagatgatgtgtcaggttaaactacgtgaatcacatcacacatcagctgattgtataaaagccgattgtataaaagccgattatactatcggctgaagcatcagtgcaaaaaaaaaaaaataaataaaatactcacgtctgtgcagattaccggcagctcctggagcggagtctgatcctggcccatcactgcaggagcggccggtaatacacacacacattgtatatacgcatacacatacactgtatatacgcacacacacacactgtatatacacactcacacacacactgtatatacacacacacactgtatatacacacacactgtatatacgcgcacacacactttcttcccctggctgtgtagagctgctgctgtctctgtatgattgctctcagtgcacatccactgggaagaggcagggaggagggtttggtcggagagcagagtgggtgtattagacacaatgggtgtgttagataagccagacaccgccctagagccacaaagaattctgggacttgtaggaactgaacacaggaagtcagaggagagattaaccccatcagagctggagccagcaatgagcatgtgctgctagtgcacaataaaaggcaattttgctgaaaaaacataatagatgtgttgaggggcacatattagcaagatttatcagaaaaaaaaaaaatcagttttggtaactggacaacttctttaatgtgtctctccatatccaggattacacagtagtgaagacctctagtgagcgctgtcaggaccctgtgtctgagggatggagaagacccctgagcccgatcacggggcctccacctcaccccctgatacatgaggacatcaatgaccagaagatcctagaacttacctacaagatgattgagctgctgactggagaggtgacactgctgggaatggtgggacattatacagtaacgctttgGAGGGattgggggatgacggtatcattgtatgtgtcaggttcctataaggtgtcaggatgtcaccgtctatttctccatggaggagtgggagtatttagaaggacacaaagatctgcacaaggacgtcatgatggaggttctccagcccctcacatcaccaggtaataggactaaatacacacggcctataattatctgtatgtaaagaatgaattcagtccttgtatgtgtttcctccagttctatccagtgagaggacaacaccagagagatgtccccgtcctcttctttcaCAGGattgtaaacaagaaaatcccgatgttcctcaggatgatcaggtagatggagagaaggtgtcatgaaatctccctatgatgtgtagatggctgtgaaggttttctgctcagtcttgttttagacCTCAGTATTATACTCTGGCTAATTAATTAAAAACACTTTGACACTCACATGTGAAACCTATTACACACATGACCGTGTAGTGCAGCGTATAATGAAGTGATCAGTGTTCAGAATATGAAAGCTGTAGATAAACATTTTGAATTACTTCGAATACGGTCAATGGTGCTAGATTACCCAGGACTGGTATtgcaaaaactgacagtttccctagATTTGTACATGTATTGATGTACAGAGTATAATGAATGGTGAGTTCATGGAAAAATCCCCAGTGATATTGGATCCTGTGGATGTAATCATCTCATCATTTAGGTATCTGCAGCTGAATACAATGATGGTGGTCATCTAATGTATTAGAATGTGGTCATCGTTCCTTAGCACAGATGGGTTATAGCAGAAGACAATCAGTTCTGTTCTCATTGTAGTCTAAGGGAAAGAGACATTAAACTTCATTGAGCAAAAGAGAGAATAAATTGTATCACTGAGCGGGGAGAAATATTGGTGGATTCCAGGTTGCTGCTGTATCTTGATGATGGGTCAAAAATGGGCAAAAGCAGCATGAATgccttcttagggtatgtgcgcactaggcgtttttttcacgctgcgtttttatgtgcgtttttgtctaaaaaacgcacccgcggctaaaaaacgcggcaaaaacgcatgcgtttttgccgcggtttggtgtgttttttgctgcgtttttgctcactgcgtttttaatcagtgcacaatgccattaaagattgttgatgaaaaaaaaaaaaaaaaaaggtctgatgtcatttccttcttcaaaatgttcattgtatgcaggagagcagacagcagctgcagaactacaagtctcagcatcctccattcactagtgtatgcaggagagcagacagcagctgcagaactacaagtctcagcatcctccattcactagtgtatgcaggagagcagacagcagctgcaggactataaggctcagcatcctccattcactagtgtatgcaggagagcagacagcagctgcagaactacaagtctcagcatcctccattcactagtgtatgcaggagagcagacagcagctgcaggactacaaggctcagcatcctccattcactagtgtatgcaggagagcagacagcagctgcagaactacaagtctcagcatcctccattcactagtgtatgcaggagagcaggcagcagctgcagaactacaaggctcagcagcctccatccaggactgtatgcagttttttgcccaaaaagaaaaaaaaaatgacatgggcttcgccatatttttgtatgctagccgggtacagcaggcaggtacgggctgcccccaacccccagctgcctatttgtacccggctgggaaccaaaaatatagagaagccctttttttttaattatttcatgaaataattaaaaaaaaaaatgacgtgggcttcgcctaatttttgagtccagccgggtacaactaggcagctggggattggaatccacagtgcagggtgcccatgctttctgggcacccccactgcgaattgcagtccgcagccaccccagaaaatggcgctttcatagaagcgccatcttctggcgctgtatccaactcttccagctgccctgatgccgggtggctagctaggtaataatggagttagggctagctgtatattatcagctagccctaagcccgaaattcatggtgtcacgccaatattagacatggccaccatgaatttctagtaatgataaaaaaaaaaacacaacacagaaaaatatttttattagaaataaaacacaacacaattagtgactccatctttattgaaataaacccccctccgcagtaatcctgggttagggtcccgcgccgtccaatccggatccaatatcatctgatcagtatgctggaaggcaaagcgatcagatgatgtgtcaggttaaactacgtgaatcacatcacacatcagctgattgtataaaagccgattatacaatcagctgatgcatcagtagaaaaaaaaaaaaaaaaataatactcacttatgtgctgtgctgatgaccggcagctcctggagcgatcgattggacaggagtctgatcccgtccgatcgcagcagcagctgccggtaatcagctgatgaagtcccctgacggcaggatcagctgatagccggccggcgcgaaaaagccggcgagactacgatcagctgatgcgtcaggtgactgcatcaggtgatccatcgcgaggtcctgcaagcaaggtcctgccccggggagactgcacacagccagagcggcggtaccgggaggagatgggagcgggcatggcaccgggaccctgcagacaggtgagtatatatgaaatttttttatttttctactgttcactttggttttcgccgctgcctccacctcccgcccagacatggcgccgcacggagctgacatgcacaggacgggaggtggaggcagcggtgacggtaccgggaggattcatgcttctgtgtttaccaacagaaggaatcctcttcctgtacacgtcactgtagtgcccaccccttgcgtgtatagctgcgtttttagtcatagaaacgcggctatatgcgtttttcattgcgtttttaacatctcattgaattcaatgagtgaaaaacgcagtgaaaaacgcagaaataattgacatgctgcgtttttgtggtcaccacaaaaacgcagctaaaaaaaaaacgctgtgtggggacagcacttatgaaaacccattgacattgctggggaagcaatgtcactgcgttttcagcacaaaaacgcggtaaaaaacgccgctaaaaacgcggcaaaaacgcctagtgcgcacaaggccttagtccTATAGAGCATCTCTGTGACGAGGTAGAATGGGATGTTCAGTGACTGTCAGCTCCTCAGTCTAATTTTCGGTAAATGTAAGaagctttcctgtccccatgggcctGTAATCCTGCAGAACTATTTAATCACCTGGAATCTTTAATGTGATAAATTGGTGAACTCCTAAATGTCAAAGGAAATCCAACTCTACTAGATGGGGGTCTGTAATAATGTGGCCATTCAGTGTATGGTTTATACTtggtggagatgacaggataaagctgatcatTGTCTGGATCTTCTCTCAATTTTCTGGTTTtggagactgctggttacaatTATGAGGTGACAGGTTGATTTATACAGGAGACGTGCAGCTCTGTGATATCTACTGCTGTCAGTTTTGGTAATTTCTGATCTTTTCTGTTCTTCTGAATCATttcatgtgacttctccatctgtgtgTGACTTTTCCAATATTTGTTTCAGAATGAAGATCTGACCTATATAAGTACTGCAGGGACGTatttgaggggtgatgagcggagtaaagaggagattcctacagataaccgcagaggtgagtagtgaccactaaatgcagagaagtcacagattttaCTCCATCACTGGCTTCTATAATACCTTTATATGATTTATCAGAATGTGTGCACATGGATTTTTTGATGTGGTCTTTATGCACCTACATTAAGACTTGCACTGTGGGTCTCATTCATAATGAAGGGGTGTGGTGAGGTAAGATGAGGAGAATTCCTTAAGAGGAAATTGCCAGGTTATTAATTCTGCATGTCTTCTCTATGGCGTGCACCTTGCCAGAAATGCTGCTGCATTCAAGGCCTGGAGTAACTTTTCTGGAGTAACTTACACCACCAGAGTAGAGGAACTTTTGAATAGGAGACACCATCCTCAGGCTGTCCGGAGGGACAATGAGGTGAGGGTCATCCTCCTCGTCCTCTACATACACGGACCTAGACAGTGCGTTTGCCCTCGTATTCTTCTCTCCCGATAGGAAATGGAGAACAAAATTGAATCGGGAGAAGAAGAGGGACCATCTAGCCTGTCTGGGGTTCAGGCGTTGGGCGGACTGCAGGTATAATAGGTTCTTGTGGTCTGTGAATACCAAGAACAGGTGCTTAGCTACCTCAAGTAGGTCCACTCGGAGAATACCAGCTTCATAGCCAGCTCCCGATCTCCGGTGGAGTAGTTCTTCTCGGCTGGGGAAAACGTCTTCGAGAAGAAGCGTGGATGTTTTCGCGCCTGGGGATCCTTTTGGTAAAGGACAACCTACTTTTGAGGCATCCACTTCGAGGATAAAGGGCTTCTCCTCATCCGGGTGATGAAGAATGGGAGCTCCGGAGAAGTGGGCCTTGAGGGAGGTGAAGGCGCGAGAGGTCTCCTTCGTCCAGGCCTTGGGATTAGCACCCTTCTTGGTTAGGGCTACTAGGGGCGCAACTAaggtggagaaggtggagaaatggggtatgaactggagGTAATAGTTCACAAACTCCAGAAAACGCTAAACTGCTTTCAGTGACTGGGGCTCGGGCCAGTACATAACAGCCTCCACCTTGACAAGATCCATAGCCAATCCTGAGCTGGAGATGATAGAAGCCAGGAAAGGCACAGACTCCTGCTCGAAAATGGACTCCTCCAACTTGGCATAAAGTGCATTCTATCGCAGCTGACCTCGTACCCATGCCACGTCTTCCCGGTGAGTGGCTTTATCTGGAGAGAAAATGAGGATATCCTCTAGATAAACCTCTACCGAGGACTGGAGTAGTTCGCGGAAAACATAGTTCACGAAGTCTTGAAATACTGGAGGGGCATTACACAGTCCGAAGATACGttcactttctgattcactcggctGCGCGCCGAGagaaactgaaagtagttcatatCTAGTACAGGAGTCGCcacatgacactgtgctaccatgacaaccaccggaagtcacgtgatcacgtcacatgacttcaggTATCGGGCAGTAAGGAAAAGCTTACCACCGATGCAGTTATAATGGAGCTGTCACATATTGGGAACCAGATTGGAATGCACGAGTGCTTGATGTCATCTGGAGGAGAGTGGTGATATCTGCAATCAAGAGCGTAGCCAAGATTCGGCCATAAGATCTTCTGGGGATGCATGTGCTTCTTTTGTGGAAAGCTTAGTGGCAAGTGATACTGTAACCAGTGTTGCTGGAGGAAACTCAAAAGCTTCTGAAATCTCTAGCTGTCGTTGTGACGTGCCCATGGGGTCTTGGAGGTTACTCGTCTCCGGGCCGGTGtctgtttgggatgtcacagcagcctgtcccggttttgtgaccccgatggtgtcaataaagatggggcgtatttacaggggagagagtttgtattcgtgacgtcacctgtggtatgcggccagttattagctACCACTGCTGGAGGGATTCCTTGGGCCAGATGGTATTACAGcatggttggtacagctctccacacgcAAAGCTGGGCTCCAGGGCGGTTGAGGGAAGTAGTAGTCATTTGCAGGAGCGCAGGGCTGGAGGCAGACGAACAAAAGGGAGagacacagaggttgcagttaaCGTTCTTTACTTATTAAGATGTTTCCACCCTTAGGatgccggactccgctgtcatgggctccagccaatcccggatagttcggaggtcagaaccggtatatcgttctgtgagtccttcctactggcgctgtgttgtgtgagtccctgcggttTGAAGCTATGCTGGGACCGAGTCCTTGGATTTGCTCCGTTcttgtcccgtatggcaggcagctcaaGTCCGTTACTTGTGCCGCTCTTTTGTCGCGACTCCTGGCTTTATATGCTGCTGTGCCACGGGTACCTTAGGTGGGTCAGGAGGCTTGAAATCTTCTGcctggcggattctgctggtgggacgtgaagtgcccaccagcctagggttctgcaccctgttcCATGttctcggtcctgagggagctattgcgaagctctcccctcagtgaccgtgttctcgcttttctgtactcactctgggtCCTGGGACAAATTCCTTCAGCCTCCCGTCCCCAGGACCCCTCTTCTGTAGCACTGCTCCTTCCTGCCCCCTCAGACTGTCCCTTCCTAAGTCTATAGGAAACTGGGTGTCTGGCTCACACTTCATGCTCTCCTCGTGCTGCTGGCTCCACCCACTCCCTTAATTATCTAGCTCACCTACAAGCTGGCTGTGTGTTGTATGGACTGTGGCAGTAAACCGGTGAATGATCTCCTCCGTATCCAGGATGAATACttcacctcggctgaggtgcagtaccctgtggcgcctggagCCGCAGGGGCGCTACAGTTGTACTATTGGTAAGTTCTACATGTGTACATCTCATTGGGTGGAATTCTTTTTGATGTTTTTATCTGATGAATCTTTTGTAATGTGAAGGCTCTTTAGGAGGAAAGTAGGCTATGGACATCCAGGCATGAATATATTAAGTACTACACTGCTCAGTAGGGAATGCAAGCAGGCCAGCTATAAGAGCAAGACACAAATATCTTCTTCCTCCATCTCCTTGCACTTAAACAAGTAGTAcctgttttaggctactttca containing:
- the LOC142310538 gene encoding gastrula zinc finger protein XlCGF66.1-like encodes the protein MIDSSRMDSDQDKMAERILHLTLEILFRLTGEDYTVVKTSSERCQDPVSEGWRRPLSPITGPPPHPLIHEDINDQKILELTYKMIELLTGEVPIRCQDVTVYFSMEEWEYLEGHKDLHKDVMMEVLQPLTSPVLSSERTTPERCPRPLLSQDCKQENPDVPQDDQVDGEKVS